In Elephas maximus indicus isolate mEleMax1 chromosome 14, mEleMax1 primary haplotype, whole genome shotgun sequence, one DNA window encodes the following:
- the LOC126058390 gene encoding olfactory receptor 4A15-like, giving the protein MVTHASQREKAEAAMLVTPNKIIDLLYEKKTISFQGCLTQLFAEHLFGGSDILFLVVAAYDRYLAICRPLHYMMIMNQQVHILLLLVTWVGGFVHAIAHLLFVYHLPFSGPNVIDHFCCDMYLLLKLACTNTYVISLTVIADDGAICVVIFMLLRISYGVIMQSLKNLNQEGRHKALSMCGSHITVVVLFFVPCIFLYVKPLSTLPIDKFLTVFCTVFTPMLNPLIYTLRNAEMKNAMKKLSIRKRK; this is encoded by the coding sequence TTACCCCAAATAAGATTATAGACTTACTCTATGAGAAGAAAACCATTTCTTTTCAAGGTTGCCTGACCCAGCTTTTTGCAGAACACTTATTTGGTGgttctgatattttatttctgGTGGTCGCGGCCTACGATCGATACTTGGCTATCTGTAGACCCCTGCATTATATGATGATCATGAACCAACAGGTGCATATTCTACTGCTGCTGGTGACCTGGGTTGGAGGTTTTGTGCATGCTATAGCTCACCTTCTCTTTGTTTACCATCTTCCCTTCTCTGGTCCCAATGTCATTGACCATTTCTGTTGTGACATGTATCTCTTATTAAAACTTGCCTGCACTAATACCTATGTCATTAGTCTCACTGTGATTGCCGATGATGGGGCAATATGTGTGGTCATTTTTATGCTGTTACGCATCTCCTATGGAGTCATTATGCAGTCCCTGAAGAACCTTAATCAGGAAGGGAGGCACAAAGCCTTATCCATGTGTGGCTCCCACATTACCGTGGTGGTCCTCTTCTTTGTCCcttgtatttttctgtatgtgaAACCTCTTTCCACCTTGCCCATTGATAAATTCTTGACTGTGTTTTGCACTGTTTTCACCCCTATGTTGAATCCTTTAATCTATACTCTGAGAAATGCGGAGATGAAAAATGCCATGAAGAAGCTctcaatcagaaaaagaaaatga